The following coding sequences lie in one Pan paniscus chromosome X, NHGRI_mPanPan1-v2.0_pri, whole genome shotgun sequence genomic window:
- the MAGEC3 gene encoding LOW QUALITY PROTEIN: melanoma-associated antigen C3 (The sequence of the model RefSeq protein was modified relative to this genomic sequence to represent the inferred CDS: inserted 2 bases in 1 codon; deleted 2 bases in 1 codon): MPLFPNLPRLSFEEDFQNPSVIEDLVDAQDSIDEEEEDASSTSSSSSLSSSSPLSSSLPSTLILGVPEDEDMPAAGMPPLPQSPPEIPPQGPPKISPQGPPQSPPQSPLNSCXLLWTRLDEESSSEEEDTATWHALPESESLPRYALDEKVAELVQFLLLKYQTEEPVTKAEMLMAVIKKYKDYFPMIFGKAHEFIELIFGIALTDMDPDNHSYFFEDTLDLTYEGSLIDDQGMPQNCLLILILIMIFIKGSCVPKEVIWEVLSAIGVCAGREHFIYGDPRKLLTIHWVQRKYLEYREVPNSAPPRYEFLWVPRAHSEASKRSLRVFIEAIQYHS, encoded by the exons ATGCCTCTCTTTCCAAACCTTCCACGCCTCAGCTTTGAGGAAGACTTCCAGAACCCGAGTGTGATAGAGGACTTGGTAGATGCACAGGATTCCatagatgaggaagaggaggatgcctcctccacttcctcctcctcttccttgtcCTCATCCTCACCCTTGTCCTCATCCTTACCCTCTACTCTCATTCTGGGTGTTCCAGAAGATGAGGATATGCCTGCTGCTGGGATGCCACCTCTTCCCCAGAGTCCTCCTGAGATTCCTCCCCAGGGTCCTCCCAAGATCTCTCCCCAGGGTCCTCCGCAGAGTCCTCCCCAGAGTCCTCTAAACTCCTG TCTTTTGTGGACCCGATTGGATGAGGAGTCCAGCAGTGAAGAGGAGGATACAGCTACTTGGCATGCCTTGCCAGAAAGTGAATCCTTGCCCAGGTATGCCCTGGATGAAAAGGTGGCTgagttggtgcagtttcttctCCTCAAATATCAAACAGAAGAGCCTGTCACAAAGGCAGAGATGCTGATGGCTGTCATCAAGAAGTATAAGGACTATTTTCCCATGATCTTCGGGAAAGCCCATGAGTTCATAGAGCTAATTTTTGGCATTGCCCTGACTGATATGGACCCCGACAACCACTCCTATTTCTTCGAAGACACATTAGACCTCACCTATGAGGGAAGCCTGATTGATGACCAGGGCATGCCCCAGAACTGTCTCCTGATTCTTATTCTCATTATGATCTTCATAAAGGGCAGCTGTGTCCCCAAGGAGGTCATCTGGGAAGTGTTGAGTGCAATAGGGGTGTGTGCTGGGAGGGAGCACTTTATATATGGGGATCCCAGAAAGCTGCTCACTATACACTGGGTGCAGAGAAAGTACCTGGAGTACCGGGAGGTGCCCAACAGTGCTCCTCCACGTTATGAATTTTTGTGGGTTCCAAGAGCCCATTCAGAGGCCAGCAAGAGA AGTCTTAGAGTTTTTATCGAAGCTATCCAGTATCATTCCTAG
- the MAGEC1 gene encoding melanoma-associated antigen C1 has product MGDKDMPTAGMPSLLQSSSESPQSCPEGEDSQSPLQIPQSSPESDDTMYPLQSSQSRSEGEDSSDPLQRLPEGKDSQSPLQIPQSSPESDDTLYPLQSPQSRSEGEDSLDPLQRPPEGKDSQSPLQIPQSSPESDGTLYPLQSPQSRSEGEDSSDPLQRPPEGKDSQSPLQNSQSSPEGKDSLSPLEISQSPPEGEDVQSPLQNPASSFFSSALLSIFQSSPESTQSPFEGFPQSPLQIPVSRSFSSTLLSIFQSSPERSQRTSEGFAQSPLQIPVSSSLSSTLLSLFQSSPERTQSTFEGFPQSPLQIPVSPSFSSTLLSIFQSSPERTQSTFEGFAQSPLQIPVSPSFSSTLLSLFQGSPERTQSTFEGFPQSPLQIPVSRSFSSTLLSILQSSPERTQSTFEGFAQSPLQIPVSRSFSSTLLSIFQSSPERTQSTFEGFAQSPLQIPVSPSFSSTLLSLFQSSSERTQSTFEGFAQSSLQIPVSPSFSSTLLSIFQSSPERTQSTFEGFPQSPLQIPVSPSFSSTLLSLFQSSPERTQSTFEGFPQSPLQIPVSSSSSSTLLSLFQSSPERTQSTFEGFPQSPLQIPVSRSFSSTLLSIFQSSPERSQRTSEGFAQSPLQIPVSSSSSSTLLSLFQSSSERTHSTFEGFPQSPLQIPVSPSSSSSTLLSLFQSSPECTQSTFEGFPQSTLQIPQSPSERENTHSPLQIVPSLPEWEDSLSPHYFPQSPPQGADSLSPHYFPQSPQGEDSLSPHYFPQSPPQGADSLSPHYFPQSPPQGADSLSPHYFPQSPPQGADSLSPHYFPQSPQGEDSLSPHYFPQSPPQGEDSLSPHYFPQSPPQGEDSLSPHYFSQSPQGEDSLSPHYFPQSPPQGEDSLSPHYFPQSPPQGEDSMSPLYFPQSPLQGEEFQSSLQSPVSICSSSTPSSLPQSFPESSQSPPEGPVQSPLHSPQSPPEGMHSQSPLQSPESAPEGEDSLSPLQIPQSPLEGEDSLSSLHFPQSPPEWEDSLSPLQIHPCPPDGADPQSPLQIPQSPPEWEDSMSPLHFPQFPPQGEDFQSSLQSPVSICSSSTSLSLPQSFPESPQSPPEGPAQSPLQRPVSSFFSYTLASLLQSSHESPQSPPEGPAQSPLQSPVSSFPSSTSSSLSQSSPVSSFPSSTSSSLSQSSPVSSFPSSTSSSLSMSFLVSCFPSSTSSLSQSSPVSCFPSSTSSSLSQSSPVSCFPFSTSSSLSQSSPVSCFPSSTSSSLSQSSPVSCFPFSTSSSLSQSSPVSCFPSSTSSSLSKSSPESPQSSLQSPVSSFSSSTSLSPFSEESSSPVDEYTSSSDTLLESDSLTDSESLIESEPLFTYTLDEKVDELARFLLLKYQVKQRITKAEMLTNVISRYTGYFPVIFRKAREFIEILFGISLREVDPDDSYVFVNTLDLTSEGSLSDEQGMPQNRLLILILSIIFIKGTYASEEVIWDVLSGIGVRAGREHFAFGEPRELLTKVWVQERYLEYREVPNSSPPRYEFLWGLRAHSEVIKRKVVEFLAMLNNTVPITFPSSYKDALKDVEERAQAIIDTTDDSTATESASSSVVSPSFSSE; this is encoded by the exons ATGG GGGACAAGGATATGCCTACTGCTGGGATGCCGAGTCTTCTCCAGAGTTCCTCTGAGAGTCCTCAGAGTTGTCCTGAGGGGGAGGACTCCCAGTCTCCTCTCCAGATTCCCCAGAGTTCTCCTGAAAGCGACGACACCATGTATCCTCTCCAGAGTTCTCAGAGTCGTTCTGAGGGGGAGGACTCCTCGGATCCTCTCCAGAGACTTCCTGAGGGGAAGGATTCCCAATCTCCTCTCCAGATTCCCCAGAGTTCTCCTGAGAGCGACGACACCCTGTATCCTCTCCAGAGTCCTCAGAGTCGTTCTGAGGGGGAGGACTCCTTGGATCCTCTCCAGAGACCTCCTGAGGGGAAGGATTCCCAATCTCCTCTCCAGATTCCCCAGAGTTCTCCTGAGAGCGACGGCACCCTGTATCCTCTCCAGAGTCCTCAGAGTCGTTCTGAGGGGGAGGACTCCTCGGATCCTCTCCAGAGACCTCCTGAGGGGAAGGACTCCCAGTCTCCTCTCCAGAATTCTCAGAGTTCTCCTGAGGGGAAGGACTCCCTGTCTCCTTTAGAGATTTCTCAGAGCCCTCCTGAGGGTGAGGATGTCCAGTCTCCTCTGCAGAATCCTGCGAGTTCCTTCTTCTCCTCTGCTTTATTGAGTATTTTCCAGAGTTCCCCTGAGAGTACTCAAAGTCCTTTTGAGGGTTTTCCCCAGTCTCCACTCCAGATTCCTGTGAGCCGCTCCTTCTCCTCCACTTTATTGAGTATTTTCCAGAGTTCCCCTGAGAGAAGTCAGAGAACTTCTGAGGGTTTTGCACAGTCTCCTCTCCAGATTCCTGtgagctcctccttgtcctccaCTTTACTGAGTCTTTTCCAGAGTTCCCCTGAGAGAACTCAGAGTACTTTTGAGGGTTTTCCCCAGTCTCCACTCCAGATTCCTGTgagcccctccttctcctccacttTATTGAGTATTTTCCAGAGTTCCCCTGAGAGAACTCAGAGTACCTTTGAGGGTTTTGCCCAGTCTCCTCTCCAGATTCCTGTgagcccctccttctcctccacttTATTGAGTCTTTTCCAGGGTTCCCCTGAGAGAACTCAGAGTACTTTTGAGGGTTTTCCCCAGTCTCCTCTCCAGATTCCTGTGAGCCGCTCCTTCTCCTCCACTTTATTGAGTATTCTCCAGAGTTCCCCTGAGAGAACTCAGAGTACTTTTGAGGGTTTTGCCCAGTCTCCTCTCCAGATTCCTGTGAGCCGCTCCTTCTCCTCCACTTTGTTGAGTATTTTCCAGAGTTCCCCTGAGAGAACTCAGAGTACTTTTGAGGGTTTTGCCCAGTCTCCTCTCCAGATTCCTGTgagcccctccttctcctccacttTATTGAGTCTTTTCCAGAGTTCCTCTGAGAGAACTCAGAGTACTTTTGAGGGTTTTGCCCAGTCTTCTCTCCAGATTCCTGTgagcccctccttctcctccacttTATTGAGTATTTTCCAGAGTTCCCCTGAGAGAACTCAGAGTACTTTTGAGGGTTTTCCCCAGTCTCCTCTCCAGATTCCTGTgagcccctccttctcctccacttTATTGAGTCTTTTCCAGAGTTCCCCTGAGAGAACTCAGAGTACTTTTGAGGGTTTTCCCCAGTCTCCTCTCCAGATTCCTgtgagctcctcctcctcctccactttaTTGAGTCTTTTCCAGAGTTCCCCTGAGAGAACTCAGAGTACTTTTGAGGGTTTTCCCCAGTCTCCTCTCCAGATTCCTGTGAGCCGCTCCTTCTCCTCCACTTTATTGAGTATTTTCCAGAGTTCCCCTGAGAGAAGTCAGAGAACTTCTGAGGGTTTTGCACAGTCTCCTCTCCAGATTCCTgtgagctcctcctcctcctccactttaCTGAGTCTTTTCCAGAGTTCCTCTGAGAGAACTCATAGTACTTTTGAGGGTTTTCCCCAGTCTCCACTCCAGATTCCTGtgagcccctcctcctcctcctccactttaTTGAGTCTTTTCCAGAGTTCCCCTGAGTGTACTCAAAGTACTTTTGAGGGTTTTCCCCAGTCTACTCTCCAGATTCCTCAGAGTCCTTCTGAAAGGGAGAACACCCATTCTCCTCTCCAGATTGTTCCAAGTCTTCCTGAGTGGGAGGACTCCCTGTCTCCTCACTACTTTCCTCAGAGCCCTCCTCAGGGGGCAGACTCCCTGTCTCCTCACTACTTTCCTCAGAGCCCACAGGGGGAGGACTCCCTGTCTCCTCACTACTTTCCTCAGAGCCCTCCTCAGGGGGCAGACTCCCTGTCTCCTCACTACTTTCCTCAGAGCCCTCCTCAGGGGGCAGACTCCCTGTCTCCTCACTACTTTCCTCAGAGCCCTCCTCAGGGGGCAGACTCCCTGTCTCCTCACTACTTTCCTCAGAGCCCACAGGGGGAGGACTCCCTGTCTCCTCACTACTTTCCTCAGAGCCCTCCTCAGGGGGAGGACTCCCTGTCTCCTCACTACTTTCCTCAGAGCCCTCCTCAGGGGGAGGACTCCCTGTCTCCTCACTACTTTTCTCAGAGCCCTCAGGGGGAGGACTCCCTGTCTCCTCACTACTTTCCTCAGAGCCCTCCTCAGGGGGAGGACTCCCTGTCTCCTCACTACTTTCCTCAGAGCCCTCCTCAGGGGGAGGACTCCATGTCTCCTCTCTACTTTCCTCAGAGTCCTCTTCAGGGGGAGGAATTCCAGTCTTCTCTCCAGAGCCCTGTGAGCATCTGCTCCTCCTCCACTCCATCCAGTCTTCCCCAGAGTTTCCCTGAGAGTTCTCAGAGTCCTCCTGAGGGGCCTGTCCAGTCTCCTCTCCAtagtcctcagagccctcctgAGGGGATGCACTCCCAATCTCCTCTCCAGAGTCCTGAGAGTGCTCCTGAGGGGGAGGATTCCCTGTCTCCTCTCCAAATTCCTCAGAGTCCTCTTGAGGGAGAGGACTCCCTGTCTTCTCTCCATTTTCCTCAGAGTCCTCCTGAGTGGGAGgactccctctctcctctccagatTCATCCGTGTCCTCCTGATGGGGCGGATCCCCAGTCTCCTCTCCAGATTCCTCAGAGTCCTCCTGAGTGGGAGGACTCCATGTCTCCTCTCCActttcctcagtttcctcctcaggGGGAGGACTTCCAGTCTTCTCTCCAGAGTCCTGTGAGTATCTGCTCCTCCTCCACTTCTTTGAGTCTTCCCCAGAGTTTCCCTGAGAGTCCTCAGAGTCCTCCTGAGGGGCCTGCTCAGTCTCCTCTCCAGAGACCTGTCAGCTCCTTCTTCTCCTACACTTTAGCGAGTCTTCTCCAAAGTTCCCATGAGAGTCCTCAGAGTCCTCCTGAGGGGCCTGCCCAGTCTCCTCTCCAGAGTCCTGTgagctccttcccctcctccactTCATCGAGTCTTTCCCAGAGTTCTCCTGTgagctccttcccctcctccactTCATCGAGTCTTTCCCAGAGTTCTCCTGTgagctccttcccctcctccactTCATCGAGTCTTTCCATGAGTTTTCTTGTGAGCTGCTTCCCCTCCTCCACTTCGAGTCTTTCCCAGAGTTCTCCTGTGAGCTGCTTCCCCTCCTCCACTTCATCGAGTCTTTCCCAGAGTTCTCCTGTGAGCTGCTTCCCCTTCTCCACTTCATCGAGTCTTTCCCAGAGTTCTCCTGTGAGCTGCTTCCCCTCCTCCACTTCATCGAGTCTTTCCCAGAGTTCTCCTGTGAGCTGCTTCCCCTTCTCCACTTCATCGAGTCTTTCCCAGAGTTCTCCTGTGAGCTGCTTCCCCTCCTCCACTTCATCGAGTCTTTCCAAGAGTTCCCCTGAGAGTCCTCAGAGTTCTCTCCAGAGTCCTGTgagctccttctcctcctccacttCATTGAGCCCATTCAGTGAAGAGTCCAGCAGCCCAGTAGATGAATATACAAGTTCCTCAGACACCTTGCTAGAGAGTGATTCCTTGACAGACAGCGAGTCCTTGATAGAGAGCGAGCCCTTGTTCACTTATACACTGGATGAAAAGGTGGACGAGTTGGCGCGGTTTCTTCTCCTCAAATATCAAGTGAAGCAGCGTATCACAAAGGCAGAGATGCTGACGAATGTCATCAGCAGGTACACGGGCTACTTTCCTGTGATCTTCAGGAAAGCCCGTGAGTTCATAGAGATTCTTTTTGGCATTTCCCTGAGAGAAGTGGACCCTGATGACTCCTATGTCTTTGTAAACACATTAGACCTCACCTCTGAGGGGAGTCTGAGTGATGAGCAGGGCATGCCCCAGAACCGCCTCCTGATTCTTATTCTGAGTATCATCTTCATAAAGGGCACCTATGCCTCTGAGGAGGTCATCTGGGATGTGCTGAGTGGAATAGGGGTGCGTGCTGGGAGGGAACACTTTGCCTTTGGGGAGCCCAGGGAGCTCCTCACTAAAGTTTGGGTGCAGGAACGTTACCTAGAGTACCGGGAGGTGCCCAACTCTTCTCCTCCTCGTTACGAATTCCTGTGGGGTCTAAGAGCTCATTCAGAAGTCATTAAGAGGAAAGTAGTAGAGTTTTTGGCCATGCTAAACAATACCGTCCCTATTACCTTTCCATCCTCTTACAAGGATGCTTTGAAAGATGTGGAAGAGAGAGCCCAGGCCATAATTGACACCACAGATGATTCGACTGCCACAGAAAGTGCAAGCTCCAGTGTTGTGTCCCCCAGCTTCTCTTCTGAGTGA